The DNA region CTCAAAAAGTTGATGCTGAAGTTCTGCAAAACTGTAGCACAGTTCTTCTAGATTTTTAGAGACGCAATTAGCTTCTTTTTCACTTTGCAGTAAGTTCCTTTTTACTTCATGAGAATGCATTTGTTTATCATACGAATTAGAAGTTTCATGAGATCCAACTCCTGATGTGTTTGAAGTTGGTATATTTAGTGATCCTGAAGAGTTTTCAAGCTCTTGAAGAACAAAGGAATGAGCTATTGGCTCAACGTCTAAAGTTCTCAAATCTTGAGGGAAATTCTTGGACATCTTTTTCTCAGCAGAATCCACAATGCTTGTTGGCAGACATTGTTCATCAGCGATTTCTTCTATCAGTTTTTTCTTCCCAGAGGATGGCATGCTCATGCAGTCTGGGAGCAGCAATCCTTCCCTCAGAACATGACCATCAGAAGAATGCCTTTCAACACATTCTCTTTTCACGGGTGTGTTCCTAAAACAAACCTGAGTAGGCCCCAAAAGTGCCGAGGGGCCTTCTCTAGAGGTGATCCTTTTGACGATCAAGCGGAGAATGTACTTGTCAGAGCGTGAAGATGGAAGAAAAGCAGGATCCATTAATTTTTGTTTTCCAACCAGGATCAATAACAGTTTCTCTGTTAAGAAACATAATCCCTTTGGCCTCTCATTCTTCTCCAATTGAATTTGTTGAAAGTTAGGCAGGAGGGATGAAGCTAAGGAATAAGCCAAAATTATATTACAAGTATTGGAGGCAACTACCACAGTCTGTGTCTTAGAGTCAAAAGCCAGGATATCTGGGACCAGGACACCCGGGATGCTGACTTTTTTGCTAGTTGTCGCTTTTCTTTCAAACGTTACCAAAATCAAATGTGACGCATCGTGACCGCTTCCAGTTAGGTAATCCTTGGATCTTAGATTAATGAGGGAACTTTTTTCAGAGAGGTGTTTGCTCGAAGGCAGATGAGTCAAATCCACTGGGGACGATGCTAACATTTCCTGGTCCGTTAACTTTTTTCCATCATCTACACAGGGATCATCCTCATATTCTAATGGGTTACTTTGAGAAGGAATTGAATTTCCAATAACTTCATTTGGGATTTCAAAGGAAACACCAGCATTTAAGCTGCAGATCTTATCTAGTGGCAATTCAGTAGCAACTGCCACTTGTGCATTCACGGTTGGTTCAATTGCACAAACATAGCCGCCTACATCCAATATTGGACAAAAGGAGCAGGCATTTAAAGTTTTCTGATCATCATCCCACATGTAGGAATGGAGAGTGCTACCTATCCCGATCACCAGACGTTTGCCTCCCTCAGTCCAACAAGCACAATGAATGATACCGGTACCTTTGATATCGGCTTTTATTCTGGAGTTATTGAGTCGCACTGAATGGAGCACAGACGTTTCTCGCGTAGTGAGCACCGCTAAGATTTCTTTTTGGGGATGCCACACGCAACCCTGAGGAAGTATAGGAAACAGCTCGCTGATTTCACTGATCTGATAAACCATCAGCTTGTTTTGTTCTGAAGCACTGTAACAGAGTTGCCACATTGTAATGTGTCTTTTATGCTGAATAGCAAGAAGCGCAGGAGCGTCTGGTGCACAAAACGGACCCCAGTAGAGTCCGTGAACGTGTTCAAATTGACCCACAACGTTTGAATTGCCAAAGTTAGGTTCTCCATTACGCTGGTATAAAGAGGTCAGTATCACTTGCTTTCCGTCTGTCCAAGCAATCCCATGCACAGGATGGATGGCCTGGTGTAAGGCATTAAGGCCAGTTCTCAAGAGCTTCCCTTTTCCCAGCTCCATGTTTAAGTTTTCATGGAATACATCTGTAAAGAAAACAAATACTCTTTTAATTCTCTCATTACTAATTCTCT from Thamnophis elegans isolate rThaEle1 chromosome 3, rThaEle1.pri, whole genome shotgun sequence includes:
- the LOC116505350 gene encoding WD repeat and coiled-coil-containing protein-like; this translates as MELGKGKLLRTGLNALHQAIHPVHGIAWTDGKQVILTSLYQRNGEPNFGNSNVVGQFEHVHGLYWGPFCAPDAPALLAIQHKRHITMWQLCYSASEQNKLMVYQISEISELFPILPQGCVWHPQKEILAVLTTRETSVLHSVRLNNSRIKADIKGTGIIHCACWTEGGKRLVIGIGSTLHSYMWDDDQKTLNACSFCPILDVGGYVCAIEPTVNAQVAVATELPLDKICSLNAGVSFEIPNEVIGNSIPSQSNPLEYEDDPCVDDGKKLTDQEMLASSPVDLTHLPSSKHLSEKSSLINLRSKDYLTGSGHDASHLILVTFERKATTSKKVSIPGVLVPDILAFDSKTQTVVVASNTCNIILAYSLASSLLPNFQQIQLEKNERPKGLCFLTEKLLLILVGKQKLMDPAFLPSSRSDKYILRLIVKRITSREGPSALLGPTQVCFRNTPVKRECVERHSSDGHVLREGLLLPDCMSMPSSGKKKLIEEIADEQCLPTSIVDSAEKKMSKNFPQDLRTLDVEPIAHSFVLQELENSSGSLNIPTSNTSGVGSHETSNSYDKQMHSHEVKRNLLQSEKEANCVSKNLEELCYSFAELQHQLFEITELLRSGKKIVPQYPSSCEPSFVNVICQKESSGSVTSEEHAVILCDGKLRLSIIQKIFNVGVVEMQHNLSWIVLTADSEGFIPLTFESQQEITIRDVNAMSNDSSSASCKALVAVNSTEEYRKLSSQSLDFTASSMQALREESSPCLVIDSHSYEQNNLSS